One part of the Sorangiineae bacterium MSr11954 genome encodes these proteins:
- a CDS encoding SDR family NAD(P)-dependent oxidoreductase — protein MSIRSARLRALLAGRRVLITGAARGIGAALARRLHERGAKVALLGLEPESLKKVAAACGDAPYRYCDVAVRQQVEASVQELVRELGGLDIVVANAGIGAQMAMVGGDVEVMRRTLEVNVMGVFHTLRAAGEHIGHPRGYALVVASAAVLAHPPLMGAYSASKAAVESLGSTFRAETKHLGTKVGIGYFAELDTDMTRIGFGTQAASKIKMAGVFTRVTSLDRAIDRFEAGIARRQRQVVAPAWVGMLLPFRMAVQRVSELRPQPHMAEALLLARNERAPLTTPQPKEPSAGT, from the coding sequence ATGTCGATTCGCTCGGCGCGTTTGCGCGCATTGTTGGCGGGGCGTCGCGTTCTCATCACCGGGGCCGCGCGCGGCATCGGGGCGGCGCTGGCGAGGCGCCTCCACGAGCGCGGCGCGAAGGTAGCGCTGCTCGGGTTGGAGCCCGAGTCGTTGAAGAAGGTGGCCGCGGCCTGCGGCGATGCACCTTACCGGTACTGCGATGTAGCCGTTCGGCAGCAGGTCGAGGCGTCCGTTCAGGAGCTCGTGCGCGAGCTCGGAGGGCTGGATATCGTGGTGGCCAACGCGGGCATCGGCGCGCAAATGGCCATGGTGGGCGGCGACGTCGAGGTGATGCGGCGCACCCTCGAGGTCAACGTGATGGGCGTCTTCCATACGTTGCGCGCGGCCGGTGAGCACATCGGGCACCCGCGCGGCTATGCGCTGGTGGTCGCGTCGGCGGCGGTGCTCGCGCACCCCCCGCTCATGGGCGCCTACAGCGCGTCCAAGGCGGCGGTGGAATCGCTGGGCAGCACGTTCCGCGCGGAGACGAAGCACCTGGGGACCAAGGTGGGCATCGGCTACTTCGCGGAGCTCGACACCGATATGACCCGAATCGGCTTCGGGACGCAGGCGGCCAGCAAGATCAAAATGGCGGGGGTGTTCACCCGGGTCACGTCCCTGGATCGCGCGATCGATCGCTTCGAGGCCGGCATCGCGCGGCGCCAGCGGCAGGTGGTGGCGCCGGCCTGGGTCGGCATGCTGCTCCCATTTCGCATGGCCGTGCAGCGCGTCTCCGAGCTGCGGCCGCAGCCGCACATGGCCGAGGCGCTCCTGCTCGCGCGAAACGAGCGGGCCCCGCTCACCAC
- a CDS encoding TetR/AcrR family transcriptional regulator → MTRATTDKKRTVAAATRAPGFQLGEGQARAMILRGAASVFAELGVRAASVEDILKAADVSRRTFYRLYGSKEDVALELYHLGTDILLETCRLAVREETDPLRQFERCMDAHLRNAREFGRLIFVLGGEAQRQESMLHARRMKVHDAIIGLLSSGGQDVRLGKRIDPLLLRMILLSVEAVVRIVLEEGDEGRKVTDAGIERARRVMRRVITSALEGEGPRVAPLPTLE, encoded by the coding sequence GTGACCCGAGCCACGACCGACAAAAAGCGAACCGTAGCGGCAGCCACACGAGCCCCGGGTTTCCAACTCGGTGAGGGCCAAGCGCGCGCCATGATCCTCCGCGGCGCCGCCAGCGTCTTCGCGGAGCTCGGGGTGCGCGCGGCCTCGGTGGAAGACATCTTGAAAGCGGCCGACGTCTCCCGGCGCACCTTCTATCGGCTCTATGGCAGCAAAGAGGACGTCGCCCTCGAGCTGTACCACCTGGGGACGGACATCCTCCTCGAGACGTGCCGGCTCGCCGTGCGCGAAGAGACGGACCCTCTGCGCCAGTTCGAGCGGTGCATGGACGCGCACCTGCGCAACGCGCGCGAGTTCGGGCGGCTCATCTTCGTCCTGGGCGGCGAGGCGCAACGCCAGGAGTCGATGCTCCACGCGCGCCGCATGAAGGTGCACGATGCGATCATCGGGCTGCTCTCCAGCGGGGGGCAAGACGTCCGCCTGGGCAAACGCATCGACCCGCTCCTGCTCCGCATGATCCTGCTCTCGGTCGAGGCGGTCGTCCGCATCGTGCTCGAGGAGGGCGACGAAGGCCGAAAGGTCACCGACGCGGGCATCGAGCGCGCGCGGAGGGTCATGCGGCGCGTGATCACGTCTGCGCTCGAGGGCGAAGGTCCGCGCGTCGCCCCGCTCCCTACATTGGAGTAA
- a CDS encoding M57 family metalloprotease, translating into MQNQSRSQSSHGKNTRIRWVPIPLLACAVLGGVACSSTADSASSELTGSTSDHLYVLSTNVWPDNRISVCWETSGSSTQKGWVRSAIENTWERNSNVDFTGWGSCTSSGANIRITIADSGPRTLGLGTALDNVRKGMLLNFTFKNWSTSCQNRTEYCIRSIAVHEFGHALGFAHEQNRPDTPDSCDERQGSNGDTTVGAWDAMSVMNYCNPTWNNGGELSDTDIEGLQQFYGAP; encoded by the coding sequence ATGCAGAACCAGTCTAGGAGTCAGTCGTCGCACGGCAAGAACACGCGAATCCGCTGGGTGCCGATACCGCTGCTCGCGTGCGCCGTTCTGGGCGGCGTCGCGTGCTCCAGCACCGCGGACAGCGCCTCTTCGGAGCTCACGGGGAGCACCTCGGATCATTTGTATGTCCTGAGCACCAACGTTTGGCCCGACAATCGAATCAGCGTATGCTGGGAGACGTCGGGCTCCAGCACGCAAAAGGGGTGGGTGCGGTCGGCCATCGAGAATACGTGGGAGCGAAATTCGAACGTGGATTTCACCGGGTGGGGTTCGTGCACGTCCTCGGGGGCGAACATTCGAATCACCATCGCCGACTCGGGCCCCCGCACCTTGGGGTTGGGCACCGCCCTCGACAACGTGCGCAAGGGCATGCTCTTGAACTTCACGTTCAAGAATTGGAGCACGTCCTGTCAGAATCGAACCGAATATTGCATTCGCTCGATCGCGGTTCACGAGTTCGGGCACGCGCTCGGCTTCGCGCACGAGCAAAATCGGCCCGACACACCCGATAGCTGCGACGAGAGGCAGGGCTCCAATGGCGACACCACGGTCGGCGCGTGGGACGCCATGTCCGTCATGAACTATTGCAACCCGACGTGGAACAATGGCGGAGAGTTGAGCGATACGGACATCGAGGGTCTGCAGCAGTTCTACGGCGCGCCCTGA
- a CDS encoding esterase family protein, whose amino-acid sequence MTRWRPGLPCALLASACTCTLLASACNGAAGYEAGGTEERWQAADPVVSDDGAIVTVETPIDARTLDLAISSPAMRAVANVRLLLPPGWSRGATQTWPVLYLLHGAHTDHTAWTANSDIAKLSASTGVIVVMPDGGACGQYSDWWNLGGFGPPAWETFHLTELRQILERGFHASTVRAIAGFSMGGFGAMSYAARNPSMFRAAASYSGAVDSLWDGKGGPGITGPMVLTLMSVTCPRYPQWVNLWGDPAVPAERRMWEAHNPASLASRLRGIPLFVASGNGEPGPLAPALFPDIVEQVVYGESRAFVEALEAAGVPVTSDFYGRGTHAWPYWQRELHRSWAMLMSAIGATSAP is encoded by the coding sequence ATGACGCGATGGCGGCCGGGGCTCCCGTGCGCGCTGCTCGCATCGGCATGCACGTGCACCTTGCTCGCATCGGCGTGCAACGGTGCGGCGGGCTACGAGGCGGGTGGTACGGAAGAGCGCTGGCAAGCGGCCGATCCCGTGGTTTCGGACGATGGTGCGATCGTGACGGTGGAGACGCCGATCGACGCGCGCACCCTCGATCTGGCGATCTCCTCGCCGGCGATGCGCGCCGTCGCGAACGTCCGCCTCCTCCTCCCGCCGGGCTGGTCGCGAGGCGCCACGCAGACGTGGCCGGTGCTCTACCTGCTGCACGGAGCCCACACCGATCACACGGCGTGGACGGCGAACTCCGATATCGCAAAGCTTTCGGCCAGCACCGGGGTCATCGTGGTGATGCCGGACGGAGGTGCGTGCGGCCAATACTCCGATTGGTGGAACCTCGGCGGCTTCGGACCTCCCGCGTGGGAGACATTTCATCTCACGGAGCTCCGGCAGATCCTCGAGCGCGGCTTTCATGCGAGCACGGTCCGCGCCATCGCCGGCTTTTCGATGGGCGGCTTCGGCGCCATGTCGTACGCCGCGCGCAACCCGAGCATGTTCCGGGCGGCGGCCTCGTACAGCGGCGCGGTGGACTCGCTCTGGGACGGCAAAGGTGGCCCTGGCATCACGGGGCCCATGGTCCTCACGCTCATGTCGGTCACCTGTCCGCGCTACCCGCAGTGGGTCAATCTATGGGGCGATCCCGCCGTGCCCGCGGAACGTCGAATGTGGGAGGCGCACAATCCGGCCAGCTTGGCCTCCCGTCTCCGCGGGATTCCATTGTTCGTCGCGTCGGGAAATGGCGAGCCCGGTCCTCTGGCGCCCGCGCTCTTTCCCGATATCGTCGAACAGGTCGTCTATGGCGAATCGCGCGCCTTCGTCGAGGCCCTCGAGGCCGCTGGCGTGCCGGTGACGAGCGACTTCTACGGCCGCGGCACGCATGCGTGGCCGTATTGGCAGCGCGAGTTGCATCGCTCCTGGGCCATGCTGATGAGCGCGATTGGCGCAACCTCTGCGCCATAG
- a CDS encoding AraC family transcriptional regulator produces the protein MLSGLDIPDAVWSTPDARISLVQLDRLLYRAVQLTGDGALGYEIGLRCGVTTHGLFGFAAMSLASIRQVVEFGVKFLPVRLPNVKVTLLEEGRRSALEVTEATPLGALRRQTLEITLVGAWRFARELGKARQDAGGGVEIWFDYPEPDYYSAYRARLPPVRFGMSANRLYFESELLDRQLQAGNAVSAEIMKQQCERELLLLGFGADFLSQVREALPKPGGGYNGVEEVSARLSLSSRTLKRRLSEHRTSFQQLLDERRQRDSMRLLRDPALAIEHVAQRLAYSDPANFTRAFRKWVGMTPSEYRSRCLQTPPRPPPRR, from the coding sequence ATGTTATCGGGGCTGGATATCCCCGATGCCGTTTGGAGCACACCCGACGCGCGCATCTCGCTCGTGCAGCTCGACCGCCTCCTCTACCGCGCCGTGCAGCTCACGGGCGATGGGGCGCTGGGCTACGAGATCGGCCTTCGTTGTGGGGTGACCACGCACGGCCTATTCGGTTTTGCGGCCATGAGCCTCGCGTCGATCCGGCAGGTGGTGGAGTTCGGGGTCAAGTTCCTCCCCGTGCGCTTGCCCAACGTGAAGGTCACGCTCCTCGAGGAGGGACGAAGGAGCGCCCTCGAGGTCACCGAGGCCACCCCGCTCGGAGCCTTGCGGCGGCAGACGCTCGAGATCACGTTGGTGGGCGCGTGGCGCTTCGCCCGGGAGCTGGGGAAGGCGCGGCAAGATGCCGGCGGCGGGGTGGAGATCTGGTTCGATTATCCGGAGCCCGATTACTACTCCGCGTACCGCGCGCGCCTGCCCCCGGTGCGCTTCGGGATGAGCGCCAATCGATTGTACTTCGAATCGGAGTTGCTCGATCGGCAGCTCCAAGCTGGTAACGCGGTGAGCGCGGAGATCATGAAGCAGCAATGCGAGCGCGAGCTCTTGCTCTTGGGTTTCGGCGCCGACTTTTTGAGCCAGGTGCGCGAAGCGCTGCCCAAGCCGGGGGGAGGCTACAACGGCGTCGAGGAGGTCTCGGCGCGGCTCTCCCTCTCGAGCCGCACCTTGAAGCGCCGCCTCTCGGAGCATCGAACCAGCTTTCAGCAGCTGCTCGACGAGCGCCGCCAGCGCGATAGCATGCGCCTGCTCCGAGATCCCGCGCTGGCCATCGAGCATGTCGCGCAGCGCCTCGCGTACTCCGATCCCGCCAACTTCACGCG